From a single Herbiconiux sp. SALV-R1 genomic region:
- a CDS encoding phage tail protein: protein MSYTVDFTTVSTTGLESSPVADALAGLRANEARYFKNKYDHTFVVHPAAEAPDTVAWVTDILKSERDIVIESPVLEATEFEVAGIRMAYLFYESGLSINVMYTLDDAGKRAVGFKLSDGMEVPAELAERFKFARQKSKLAGTIRGSYFTIKSEH, encoded by the coding sequence ATGTCGTACACCGTCGACTTCACCACTGTCTCCACCACCGGGCTCGAGTCGTCGCCGGTGGCCGACGCGCTCGCCGGGCTTCGGGCGAACGAGGCGCGCTACTTCAAGAACAAGTACGACCACACCTTCGTGGTGCACCCGGCGGCCGAGGCGCCCGACACGGTGGCGTGGGTCACCGACATCCTGAAGAGCGAACGCGACATCGTCATCGAGTCGCCGGTGCTCGAGGCGACGGAGTTCGAGGTGGCGGGCATCCGCATGGCCTACCTGTTCTACGAGAGCGGCCTGTCGATCAACGTCATGTACACCCTCGATGACGCCGGAAAGCGCGCTGTCGGCTTCAAGCTCTCCGACGGCATGGAGGTTCCCGCCGAACTCGCCGAGCGCTTCAAGTTCGCCCGCCAGAAGTCGAAGCTCGCCGGCACCATCCGCGGCTCCTACTTCACCATCAAGAGCGAGCACTGA
- a CDS encoding D-alanine--D-alanine ligase — MSRLRVAVVGGGRNAEHEVSLASAAAVVAALDPDRYRPVPLTIGRDGCWYDPTDHRASAPIGFPAALDLLQRVDVVIPAVHGRHGEDGSLAALCELVGVPYAGSGVAAGAVGLDKHATKLLAAAAGVATAPGEVLERTTAESRIRSFDGGPVVVKPVSAGSSVGVSAAATAQEFASALTTAFAVDERVLIEPYVSAREIDVAVLRRADGQVIIPPPLEIVVDGVFDYETKYGGEARFIVPAPLENGEQAALERAALLAYDAIGCAGIARLDFFVTPDGVLLNEINTTPGFTPHSQVPRMFAAAGVGYPALVDLVITEALASHPAVSNAGRR; from the coding sequence ATGAGCCGCCTCCGCGTCGCCGTGGTCGGCGGCGGCCGCAACGCCGAGCACGAGGTCTCCCTCGCGTCGGCGGCGGCCGTCGTCGCCGCCCTCGACCCCGACCGCTACCGCCCGGTGCCTCTCACCATCGGCCGAGACGGATGCTGGTACGACCCCACAGACCACCGCGCCTCCGCGCCGATCGGCTTCCCCGCGGCGCTCGACCTGCTGCAGCGCGTCGACGTCGTCATCCCCGCCGTGCACGGCCGCCACGGTGAAGACGGTTCACTCGCCGCGCTCTGCGAGCTGGTCGGCGTGCCGTATGCCGGATCGGGGGTGGCGGCCGGCGCCGTGGGCCTCGACAAGCACGCCACGAAGCTGCTCGCCGCAGCGGCCGGGGTCGCGACGGCCCCCGGCGAGGTGCTGGAGCGTACGACCGCCGAGTCGCGCATCCGGAGCTTCGACGGCGGGCCCGTGGTGGTGAAGCCGGTGTCGGCGGGTTCTAGCGTGGGCGTCTCGGCCGCCGCCACCGCGCAGGAATTCGCCTCGGCGCTCACCACCGCCTTCGCCGTCGACGAGCGCGTGCTGATCGAGCCGTACGTGAGCGCGCGCGAGATCGACGTCGCCGTGCTGAGGCGCGCCGACGGCCAGGTGATCATCCCGCCGCCGCTCGAGATCGTGGTCGACGGCGTGTTCGACTACGAGACGAAGTACGGCGGCGAGGCGCGGTTCATCGTTCCGGCGCCGCTCGAGAACGGCGAGCAGGCAGCGCTCGAGCGCGCCGCCCTGCTCGCCTACGACGCGATCGGCTGCGCCGGCATCGCGCGGCTCGACTTCTTCGTGACCCCCGACGGGGTGCTGCTCAACGAGATCAACACCACGCCCGGGTTCACCCCTCACTCGCAGGTGCCGCGCATGTTCGCCGCCGCCGGTGTCGGCTACCCCGCGCTCGTCGACCTGGTGATCACTGAGGCGCTCGCCTCGCACCCGGCGGTGAGCAATGCCGGACGGAGATAA
- the alr gene encoding alanine racemase encodes MTHPTGARLSIDLDAVAQNTRLFRERSAGLLIAVVKADGYGHGAVAVARAALAAGAGMLGVARLDEAFALREAGITAPLLSWLNEPDPELFQHAVDQQIDLAVPGLRQLELAAATRGLARVHLHLDTGLARDGVAPVDLVNLCVAARAAELRGDVRVVGLMGHLSEADAPLAPSNTLGRALFEWGADIAAHSGLRPTLLHLAATSAVLTLPSTRFTAARVGAGLVGIDLSRTTRLRQPMTLTAPLVGIRDVPANTPVGYGQEWRSERPTRLGLVGLGYADGLPRAASGSAEVLVRGRRAPVVGRISMDQFVVDLGDSPRTGTSVGATAAVGDTVTVFGPGDGGDGGASGSGGEPTLRDWATWSDTIEHELVTRLGSRLRRDVVHGRPAPRGPAAGSPGGPPRTPVVETGPIGAAS; translated from the coding sequence ATGACGCATCCGACGGGAGCCCGGCTCAGCATCGACCTCGACGCCGTGGCGCAGAACACGCGGCTGTTCCGCGAGCGGTCGGCGGGGCTCCTCATCGCCGTCGTGAAGGCCGACGGCTACGGCCACGGGGCCGTCGCCGTGGCCCGGGCGGCGCTCGCCGCGGGGGCGGGGATGCTCGGAGTCGCCCGCCTCGACGAGGCCTTCGCCCTGCGTGAGGCCGGCATCACGGCTCCCCTGCTCAGCTGGCTCAACGAGCCCGACCCCGAGCTCTTCCAGCACGCGGTCGACCAGCAGATCGATCTCGCGGTGCCGGGTCTGCGCCAGCTCGAGCTCGCCGCGGCGACCCGCGGCCTGGCGCGGGTGCACCTGCACCTCGACACGGGGCTCGCCCGCGACGGTGTCGCCCCGGTCGACCTGGTGAACCTCTGCGTCGCAGCGCGCGCGGCCGAGCTGCGCGGCGACGTGCGCGTCGTCGGCCTCATGGGCCACCTCAGCGAAGCGGATGCTCCGCTCGCCCCCAGCAACACCCTGGGCCGGGCATTGTTCGAGTGGGGTGCCGACATCGCCGCGCACAGCGGCCTCCGGCCGACCCTGCTGCACCTCGCCGCCACTTCGGCCGTGCTCACCTTGCCCTCGACCCGGTTCACCGCCGCGCGGGTGGGCGCGGGACTCGTGGGCATCGACCTCTCCCGCACCACGCGTCTGCGGCAGCCGATGACCCTCACCGCACCGCTCGTGGGAATCCGCGACGTGCCCGCCAACACCCCCGTCGGCTACGGGCAGGAATGGCGGAGCGAGCGGCCCACGCGACTCGGGCTGGTCGGCCTCGGCTACGCCGACGGACTCCCCCGGGCCGCTTCGGGCAGCGCCGAGGTGCTCGTGCGCGGCCGCCGGGCGCCCGTGGTGGGCCGCATCTCGATGGATCAGTTCGTCGTCGACCTGGGCGACTCCCCGCGCACGGGAACGAGCGTCGGCGCCACGGCGGCGGTCGGCGACACCGTCACTGTCTTCGGCCCAGGCGACGGCGGCGACGGCGGAGCCAGCGGCAGCGGCGGCGAACCGACCCTGCGCGACTGGGCCACCTGGTCGGACACCATCGAGCACGAGCTCGTCACCCGCCTCGGCTCCCGGCTGCGACGCGACGTCGTGCACGGCCGACCCGCGCCGCGCGGGCCCGCCGCCGGCTCCCCCGGCGGGCCGCCCCGGACCCCCGTCGTCGAGACCGGCCCGATCGGAGCCGCCTCATGA